The following coding sequences are from one Candidatus Rokuibacteriota bacterium window:
- a CDS encoding ABC transporter substrate-binding protein codes for MRTLGVRVALLGVMAVVFSAVLTGEVAVASGAPQGEIGVAMAVLDQRFNPVEMVALTNVMNFNFLFDGLFNLGPDDKYPALATGYKVSNDGLAIEFALRRGVTFHNGDPFTAEDVKFTFEQLLSPDSTHAYRKGFQEALARVEVLNPYSVRFHLKKPWGAFFTTARYGLQAIVPKKYYQQVGAKGFQQKPVGTGPFMLADLKAGEWTKFEANPRYWGQVSEVRFVTQRLVAEGMARYAMLARGEADVISGLTGPLLKEVRRNATLRITQTPYAGTTFLTFNRRSNPELKDRRVRLAVAHAIDRDGIAQAILSGTCQVASQPFTPATFGYESSIKPIPYDPARAKALLTEAGIKDGHPINFVMHTGSFQSLPNTPQVLEAIAGNLEAVGFRVNRQPLETGALLSAWRSHTLEGISYAPSTAPDDGGALMDSWLVSWGTFSNEIKEPAYDEAFKRQLTEINLEKRRAILQQWAKLEAERLETVPLFWCGALFAVGPRVKEWRPGLGSGYHLNLHLLRLAK; via the coding sequence ATGAGGACACTCGGAGTTCGGGTCGCGCTCCTGGGCGTGATGGCGGTTGTCTTCTCGGCTGTTCTGACCGGCGAGGTCGCCGTCGCGAGCGGGGCGCCTCAGGGAGAGATCGGCGTCGCGATGGCCGTCCTCGACCAGCGGTTCAATCCCGTTGAGATGGTCGCGCTCACGAACGTGATGAACTTCAACTTCCTCTTCGACGGGCTCTTCAACCTCGGCCCCGACGACAAGTACCCGGCGCTGGCGACCGGGTACAAGGTCAGCAACGACGGCCTGGCGATCGAGTTCGCGCTTCGGCGCGGCGTCACGTTCCACAACGGGGACCCGTTCACCGCCGAGGATGTGAAGTTCACCTTCGAGCAGCTCCTCTCGCCAGACAGCACCCACGCCTACCGGAAGGGCTTCCAGGAGGCACTCGCCCGGGTGGAGGTGCTGAACCCCTACAGCGTTCGGTTCCACCTGAAGAAGCCGTGGGGCGCCTTCTTCACGACGGCGCGGTACGGGCTGCAGGCGATCGTGCCGAAGAAGTACTATCAGCAGGTCGGGGCCAAGGGATTCCAGCAGAAGCCTGTGGGGACCGGCCCCTTCATGCTCGCGGACCTCAAGGCCGGGGAGTGGACGAAGTTCGAGGCAAACCCGCGCTACTGGGGGCAGGTCTCCGAGGTCAGGTTCGTGACGCAGCGGCTCGTGGCGGAGGGCATGGCGCGCTACGCGATGCTGGCTCGCGGCGAGGCGGACGTGATCTCGGGCCTGACGGGGCCACTCCTCAAGGAAGTCCGTCGCAACGCGACCCTGCGTATCACTCAGACGCCGTACGCCGGCACGACGTTTCTCACGTTCAATCGCCGCTCGAACCCCGAGCTCAAGGACCGCCGGGTGCGCCTCGCCGTGGCCCACGCCATTGACCGCGACGGCATTGCCCAGGCGATCCTCAGCGGCACCTGCCAGGTCGCCTCACAGCCGTTCACCCCTGCCACCTTCGGTTACGAGTCCTCCATCAAGCCTATCCCCTACGATCCGGCCAGGGCAAAGGCGCTCCTCACCGAGGCGGGAATCAAGGACGGGCACCCGATCAACTTCGTCATGCACACGGGTTCCTTCCAGTCCCTCCCCAACACGCCGCAGGTGCTGGAGGCGATCGCGGGCAACCTGGAGGCGGTGGGGTTCCGGGTGAACCGCCAGCCACTCGAGACCGGCGCGCTGCTGTCCGCCTGGAGGAGCCACACCCTGGAGGGTATCTCTTACGCCCCATCGACGGCGCCTGACGACGGCGGGGCGCTCATGGACAGCTGGCTGGTCTCCTGGGGAACCTTCTCGAACGAGATCAAGGAGCCGGCCTACGACGAGGCGTTCAAGCGGCAGCTGACAGAGATCAATCTCGAGAAGCGCCGCGCAATCCTCCAGCAGTGGGCGAAGCTCGAAGCCGAGCGGCTCGAGACGGTCCCCCTGTTCTGGTGCGGCGCCCTCTTCGCGGTCGGGCCGAGGGTCAAGGAGTGGAGACCCGGCCTCGGCAGCGGCTATCACCTGAATCTCCACCTTCTACGACTCGCGAAGTAG
- a CDS encoding acyl-CoA carboxylase subunit beta codes for MTQARSWRDLLKSLAAEKARAAEMGGPEAIARTHERGKLTARERLEKLLDPGSFMEVGLLAKGRMESPGMPPEELPADGIVVGQGAIAGRPVFVAADDGTLKGGARGEAGARKFLRMKQLALASGTPYVGLLEGSASRIQDTMSSTFAGIGSSLVEQHTFSGVIPQAVALLGHCFGGPAFHAASSDFVAMVRGTSFMGMSGPPVVRGGMGEQVTSEELGSAEMHFRETGQIDYLAETEPEAVAAVRDYLSFFPQSCHELPPTRPTPDSSDRATDELLGIVPENLRRAYDSLRVIRAIVDDGVVFPLRGGFGRNLITALARLGGQPVGVVANQPMELAGILDWRAAYKLRRFVELCDAFHLPLVFLQDVPGFLVGTKVEREGTVRYAVAALLAVARATVPKLTVILRKSYGLAYLAMCGKPAGADLLFAWPSASIALMGPEAAVNTIYRRELERSPDARSLRAELETHFHGASAPAAAAERFLLDDVIDPRDTRRVLIRGLAMVERKRRRQLGFKHPIWP; via the coding sequence GTGACCCAGGCACGCTCGTGGCGAGACTTGCTCAAGTCTCTGGCCGCGGAGAAGGCCCGCGCCGCCGAGATGGGCGGGCCGGAGGCGATCGCGCGCACGCACGAGCGCGGCAAGCTCACCGCCCGCGAGCGTCTCGAGAAGCTGCTCGACCCCGGCAGCTTCATGGAGGTTGGGCTCCTCGCCAAGGGCCGTATGGAGTCGCCGGGGATGCCACCTGAGGAATTGCCCGCGGACGGCATCGTCGTCGGGCAGGGGGCCATCGCCGGCCGGCCGGTCTTCGTTGCGGCCGACGACGGGACGCTCAAGGGCGGGGCGCGCGGAGAGGCGGGCGCGCGCAAGTTCCTCCGCATGAAGCAGCTCGCCCTGGCCTCCGGCACCCCGTACGTCGGCCTCCTCGAGGGCTCGGCGAGCCGGATCCAGGACACGATGAGCTCGACCTTCGCTGGGATTGGCTCGAGCCTGGTCGAACAGCACACCTTCTCGGGCGTGATCCCCCAGGCCGTCGCCCTCCTCGGGCACTGCTTCGGCGGTCCGGCCTTCCACGCCGCCAGCTCCGACTTCGTCGCCATGGTGCGGGGAACGAGCTTCATGGGGATGTCGGGGCCGCCGGTGGTCCGAGGCGGCATGGGCGAGCAGGTCACGTCCGAGGAGCTCGGCAGTGCCGAGATGCATTTCCGCGAGACCGGGCAGATCGACTACCTCGCGGAGACGGAGCCCGAGGCCGTGGCCGCAGTCCGTGACTACCTCTCCTTCTTTCCCCAGAGCTGCCACGAGCTCCCACCGACGCGGCCGACCCCCGATTCCAGCGACCGGGCCACTGACGAACTGCTCGGGATCGTCCCCGAGAACCTTCGGCGCGCCTATGACAGTCTCCGCGTGATTCGCGCCATCGTGGATGATGGCGTCGTCTTCCCCCTGCGTGGGGGCTTCGGCCGAAATCTCATCACGGCGCTTGCGCGGCTCGGGGGCCAGCCGGTCGGCGTCGTGGCCAACCAGCCGATGGAGCTCGCCGGCATTCTCGACTGGCGAGCGGCCTACAAGCTGCGGCGCTTCGTCGAGCTCTGTGACGCCTTCCACCTTCCCCTCGTGTTCCTGCAGGACGTCCCCGGGTTCCTCGTCGGCACCAAGGTCGAGCGCGAGGGGACGGTCCGCTACGCGGTCGCCGCGCTGCTGGCGGTGGCCCGCGCCACCGTTCCCAAGCTCACCGTCATCCTGCGCAAGAGCTACGGGCTCGCCTATCTGGCCATGTGCGGCAAGCCGGCGGGGGCCGACCTGCTCTTCGCCTGGCCGAGCGCATCCATCGCGCTCATGGGGCCCGAGGCGGCTGTCAACACCATCTACCGTCGCGAACTGGAGCGCTCCCCGGACGCCCGGTCGCTGCGCGCCGAGCTGGAGACCCACTTCCACGGCGCCTCGGCGCCCGCGGCGGCGGCTGAGCGATTCCTCCTGGACGATGTCATCGACCCGCGTGACACACGCCGAGTTCTGATCCGCGGCCTGGCCATGGTCGAGCGCAAGCGCCGCCGGCAGCTCGGCTTCAAGCACCCCATCTGGCCCTGA
- a CDS encoding acyl-CoA dehydrogenase family protein — MNFELTEEQVRYEALVRDFARQEVAPHVAEYDREERYPVEIIKKAAALGLLGGVIPEAYGGAGLDHVTFAVGLEEMARVCIHVASAMARASGLVGSAILRYGTEEQKQKYLVPLASGDAFGGTGVTEPHSGSDVAAMETTAVRKGDEYVLNGSKIWISGVGVASWFLTFAQLDRSKGSKGICAFIVDRGAPGFRTRTITNKLGFRPSPVGELIFEDCRVPRTNLVGREGEGLKVALTAVENGRLSVAARAVGLAQACLDESVAYAQQRVTFGRPIMEYQLVQAKITDMVVGIEAGRFLTYRLAWLRDRGVRRARREAAIAKLYTTEVALRAASDAVQIHGAYGVSDEHAVGRHFRDAKVLQIVEGVNDLQRALIAEYALGLRREPVEGARGAVPASGATPAG, encoded by the coding sequence ATCAACTTCGAACTGACTGAAGAACAGGTGCGATACGAGGCGCTGGTCCGGGACTTCGCCCGGCAAGAGGTGGCGCCACACGTAGCGGAGTACGACCGAGAGGAGCGGTATCCCGTGGAGATCATCAAGAAGGCCGCCGCGCTGGGGCTCCTGGGTGGCGTCATCCCGGAGGCATACGGAGGGGCCGGGCTCGACCACGTCACCTTTGCCGTGGGGCTCGAGGAGATGGCGCGGGTCTGCATCCATGTCGCCTCGGCGATGGCCCGCGCCTCCGGGCTGGTCGGCTCGGCGATCCTCCGGTACGGCACGGAGGAGCAGAAGCAGAAGTACCTGGTCCCGCTGGCGTCCGGTGATGCCTTCGGGGGCACCGGCGTGACCGAGCCCCATTCGGGCTCCGACGTGGCGGCGATGGAGACGACCGCGGTGCGAAAGGGCGACGAATACGTGCTGAACGGCTCCAAGATCTGGATCTCTGGCGTCGGCGTGGCGTCGTGGTTCCTCACCTTCGCCCAGCTCGATCGGAGCAAGGGGTCCAAGGGGATCTGCGCGTTCATCGTCGACCGGGGCGCCCCGGGGTTCCGCACCCGTACGATCACCAACAAGCTCGGCTTCCGGCCGTCGCCTGTCGGAGAACTGATCTTCGAAGACTGCCGCGTGCCCAGGACGAACCTGGTGGGTCGTGAGGGCGAAGGCCTGAAGGTCGCCCTCACGGCGGTGGAGAATGGGCGACTCTCGGTGGCGGCCCGCGCGGTCGGGCTCGCCCAGGCGTGCCTCGATGAGTCGGTCGCCTACGCCCAGCAGCGCGTGACGTTCGGGCGACCCATCATGGAGTACCAGCTCGTCCAGGCGAAGATCACGGACATGGTGGTCGGCATCGAGGCGGGCCGATTCCTGACGTACCGGCTGGCGTGGCTTCGCGACCGCGGTGTCAGGCGCGCCCGCCGGGAAGCAGCGATCGCGAAACTCTACACGACGGAGGTCGCGCTTCGGGCAGCCTCTGACGCCGTCCAGATCCATGGGGCCTATGGGGTGTCGGACGAGCATGCCGTCGGCCGCCATTTCCGGGACGCCAAGGTTCTCCAGATCGTGGAAGGGGTGAACGACCTCCAGCGGGCGCTGATCGCCGAGTACGCTCTGGGACTCCGCCGCGAGCCGGTTGAGGGCGCTCGGGGGGCGGTCCCTGCCAGCGGAGCGACGCCAGCGGGGTAG
- a CDS encoding ABC transporter substrate-binding protein, protein MSRRKPLTPPVSRRAFLRGGAGAALAVSLGPRRISAASKKVVMSQSGGAFQKMWQTKIIEPFQVKTGAQVVQVSGNMAAHAVQLRANRSNPPFDVFLGFGTDFVGLVRDGYLQPLSEDRVPSIKDVHSKFKEQWKGHASYFDYSSIGIAYNTEAIKTPPTSWREFLDRAAAGEFGKRVFFNNLPSAVRGPEVMTMIARVLAGDPTKIDVAFEAVKKLKPYVVKYITSLNDPVTLLLSKEGTIGPGWDGRTFVAHDESGGKVNWIHPKEGVATGAPVIGVVKGGNEEWAYKLVDYALGAEAQKAFCEAMFYGSVNAKVRYSGKLGERIPKAADVVVSNEEFLAANIGRWIERWNKEIAS, encoded by the coding sequence ATGAGCAGACGCAAACCCCTCACGCCGCCCGTCTCGCGCCGGGCCTTCCTCCGGGGAGGCGCCGGCGCCGCCCTCGCCGTGTCGCTGGGGCCTCGCCGGATCTCGGCGGCCAGCAAGAAGGTCGTCATGTCCCAGAGTGGCGGGGCGTTCCAGAAGATGTGGCAGACCAAGATCATCGAGCCCTTCCAGGTGAAGACCGGGGCCCAGGTGGTTCAGGTCTCCGGGAACATGGCGGCGCACGCCGTCCAGCTCCGCGCCAACCGGAGCAACCCGCCCTTCGACGTCTTCCTGGGATTCGGGACGGATTTCGTCGGGCTGGTCCGCGACGGCTACCTCCAGCCGCTGTCCGAGGACAGGGTGCCGAGCATCAAGGATGTGCACAGCAAGTTCAAGGAGCAGTGGAAGGGGCACGCCTCCTACTTCGATTACAGCTCGATCGGGATCGCGTACAACACCGAGGCCATCAAGACCCCACCCACCTCCTGGAGGGAGTTCCTCGATCGGGCGGCCGCGGGGGAGTTCGGCAAGCGGGTGTTCTTCAACAACCTGCCGAGCGCGGTGCGCGGGCCCGAGGTGATGACCATGATCGCCCGTGTGCTGGCCGGCGATCCGACCAAGATCGACGTGGCCTTCGAGGCGGTCAAGAAGCTCAAGCCCTACGTGGTGAAGTACATCACCTCGCTCAACGATCCGGTCACGCTCCTCCTGAGCAAGGAGGGGACGATCGGGCCGGGCTGGGACGGCCGGACGTTCGTCGCGCACGACGAGTCGGGCGGCAAGGTCAACTGGATCCACCCGAAGGAAGGGGTGGCGACGGGCGCACCGGTCATCGGCGTCGTGAAGGGCGGCAACGAGGAGTGGGCCTACAAGCTCGTCGACTACGCGCTCGGCGCCGAGGCGCAGAAGGCGTTCTGCGAGGCCATGTTCTACGGTTCGGTGAACGCCAAGGTGCGGTACAGCGGCAAGCTCGGGGAGCGCATCCCGAAGGCCGCCGACGTGGTCGTCTCGAATGAGGAGTTCCTGGCCGCCAACATCGGCCGGTGGATCGAGCGCTGGAACAAGGAGATCGCGTCGTAG
- a CDS encoding ABC transporter permease translates to MSVVAERLQAARPRMAGSLPWVVAIGPAAVVVIVLLVVPSTALFLLSFARFDPLRGIVYSFTLENYLAIARGSLYLQVTLHTLRVAGLVTLACLVLGYPVAYFMARSKSRLAALCAALVVAPLFVSVVIRGFGWMVLLAREGVVNQALVAVGVFAERQQFLYTDPAVLIGLVHILSPFMILPIASVLRGVEPALEEAALNLGATRWGVFRFVVLPLSVPGIMAGALLVYSHAIAAFVLPAMLGSIQTKLMATMLYQQVLVAGNLPFGAALATVLVATTFLLLALVYRFFGVRPW, encoded by the coding sequence GTGAGCGTCGTCGCGGAGCGTCTCCAGGCCGCCCGGCCCCGGATGGCCGGTTCGCTGCCGTGGGTGGTGGCCATCGGGCCCGCGGCGGTCGTCGTGATCGTCCTGCTCGTGGTGCCGTCGACGGCGCTGTTCCTGCTGAGCTTCGCGCGCTTCGACCCGCTGCGCGGAATCGTCTACAGCTTCACGCTCGAGAACTACCTGGCGATCGCGCGCGGCTCCCTCTACCTCCAGGTCACGCTGCACACCCTCCGCGTGGCGGGCCTCGTCACCCTCGCCTGCCTCGTCCTCGGCTACCCCGTCGCCTACTTCATGGCGCGCTCGAAGTCCCGGCTGGCCGCCCTCTGCGCGGCCCTCGTGGTGGCGCCGCTGTTCGTGAGCGTCGTCATCCGCGGCTTCGGGTGGATGGTGCTGCTCGCCCGCGAAGGGGTCGTCAACCAGGCCCTGGTGGCGGTGGGCGTGTTCGCCGAGCGCCAGCAGTTCCTCTACACCGACCCTGCCGTCCTCATCGGGCTGGTGCACATCCTGTCGCCGTTCATGATCCTGCCGATCGCCAGCGTGCTCCGCGGGGTCGAGCCGGCGCTGGAGGAGGCGGCCCTGAACCTCGGCGCCACGCGGTGGGGCGTCTTCCGCTTCGTCGTGCTGCCGCTCAGCGTGCCCGGCATCATGGCCGGCGCCCTCCTCGTCTACTCGCACGCGATCGCGGCGTTCGTGCTGCCGGCCATGCTCGGCTCCATCCAGACGAAGCTGATGGCGACGATGCTGTACCAGCAGGTGCTCGTGGCCGGCAACCTGCCGTTCGGCGCCGCGCTCGCCACGGTGCTGGTCGCCACGACCTTCCTGCTCCTGGCGCTGGTGTACCGCTTCTTCGGGGTGCGGCCGTGGTGA